The following coding sequences lie in one Eubacterium ventriosum genomic window:
- a CDS encoding ISLre2 family transposase, which produces MKEIIQYFNEVCINELLKVSENLYRDPSKFAEYIEELKETLNKLGVEIIKETLEEMDMAIKNSVKRKMNWHVEKKDCEKDLITTLGTVSFMKTLYVSKEKNEDGKFEMCYLLDKVMGFEENQRLTEDAMVKVYEEAVQTSYRRGGESVNESDSISKTAVKDMLHKTKFPEIIPEEPEKKKVDYLYIDADEDHYALQFQEKKGDLEVSENGRKKNGAITKLVYVYEGVAPEAPGSKRNKLINTKYFCSGCDESNKEFWARIRRYVYTAYDMEGIKKIYINSDGGAWIKEGMNQLGSIEYVLDEFHLSKYVLKMTSHMLDSKEDARVGVCKIIRDGTKKEFDEIVERLEGCAKTESQLKRIQEAAKYIKNNWTAAKRRLWRRNGVCACSAEGHVSHVLSSRMSTLALGWSRLGASKMARLREWHYNKNSMLELVRSQQVR; this is translated from the coding sequence ATGAAAGAAATTATACAGTATTTTAACGAAGTTTGCATCAATGAATTATTAAAAGTTTCCGAAAATTTATACAGAGATCCAAGCAAGTTTGCTGAATACATTGAAGAACTAAAAGAAACATTAAATAAACTCGGAGTAGAGATTATCAAAGAAACTCTCGAAGAGATGGATATGGCAATAAAAAACAGTGTAAAAAGAAAGATGAACTGGCATGTTGAGAAGAAAGATTGCGAGAAAGATTTAATTACAACTCTTGGTACTGTATCTTTTATGAAAACACTTTATGTATCAAAAGAAAAGAATGAAGATGGGAAGTTTGAGATGTGCTATCTTCTAGATAAGGTAATGGGATTTGAAGAAAATCAACGGCTTACAGAAGATGCAATGGTAAAAGTATACGAAGAAGCTGTACAGACTTCTTATAGACGTGGAGGTGAGTCTGTAAACGAATCGGACAGTATAAGCAAAACCGCGGTAAAAGATATGCTTCACAAAACAAAATTTCCTGAAATAATACCGGAAGAGCCGGAGAAAAAGAAAGTGGATTATCTTTATATTGATGCAGATGAGGACCACTACGCTCTGCAATTCCAAGAGAAAAAAGGCGACCTGGAAGTAAGTGAAAATGGAAGAAAAAAGAATGGAGCAATAACAAAACTCGTATATGTGTATGAGGGAGTTGCGCCTGAAGCACCGGGAAGCAAACGAAATAAGTTGATAAACACAAAATATTTTTGCAGTGGATGTGATGAATCAAACAAAGAATTCTGGGCAAGGATAAGACGCTATGTTTATACAGCATATGATATGGAAGGCATAAAGAAAATTTATATTAATTCAGATGGTGGAGCATGGATTAAAGAGGGAATGAACCAGCTCGGAAGCATAGAGTATGTATTGGATGAATTTCATCTAAGCAAATATGTGTTAAAAATGACATCACATATGTTGGACAGCAAAGAAGATGCAAGAGTCGGAGTATGCAAAATCATAAGAGATGGAACAAAGAAAGAATTCGATGAAATAGTAGAAAGATTAGAAGGATGCGCAAAAACAGAGAGTCAGCTCAAAAGAATTCAGGAAGCTGCAAAGTATATCAAAAATAACTGGACAGCGGCCAAAAGACGACTTTGGAGAAGAAATGGCGTGTGTGCATGCAGTGCCGAAGGGCATGTAAGTCATGTATTGTCATCGCGAATGAGTACACTTGCTCTGGGTTGGAGCAGACTGGGTGCATCAAAAATGGCAAGACTCAGAGAGTGGCATTATAACAAGAACAGTATGCTGGAACTTGTAAGAAGTCAGCAAGTCAGATAA
- a CDS encoding GH92 family glycosyl hydrolase, producing MTKKGKLRKGISILLAVCMALPVGFVTKSETVHGKVIDADITKRELWSTSFESADRFKTSTVDDKKGTANITTNELRYQINGNLSGEIESYSGSAAKNDNEVLKNLFDGDSGTKYLTEAKPSEVIVKLKSQQVIKSYVITSANDASGRDPKNWSLQGRNSDNESWVTIDNKTNQVFNARYKQNYFELDNSTAYRQYRLRITANKNGGSMTQFSEFILATGKCQEVGASISKMNSEITSGPSDAWNQKSNVGWTGNHSLVCKGVHVGTGHAYSYNVIYDNLNLKVSDNTNLRYVIFPSMSNGDEYDYEYTQMHMAVDLKFKDGTYLSELGAIDQNGNKVDAQSQGDSRTLVAQQWNEIYSKIGDVAKGKVIEKILVVYDMKAHNARALAKFQTYFDDIEIYNQDYPVYSHLSDYVNILRGTNNTGNFSRGLTIPAVTVPNGFNFWIPATSASSNSAYEYQKTDEFRCMRISHEPSIWVGDRGTWQFMVNTSKDYNTNDDYGLGTLKANFSHNNEVAKAHYYKVSFDGNGGDAANSQIELTPTSHGAAVRFTYNNTANKSVIFDCANGGSRTEYSGNTFKTYSDHTGNGSKRMYIYGEFSETPKGTKINDRKSIASFNSNTVTMKLATSYISYDQAKKNLELEIGRDSFETIYNKAQSKWDNQLGIITDVKGANYEQLVTLYSCIYRMYCYPNLMSENTGSNSNPVWKYKSPYKDANADPVEGKIYINNGFWDTYRTAWSGYGLFTPSKATELLNGLVQHYKDQGWLPRWIAPGGTNSMVGTSSDAIFADAMVKGISFDYENAYRSALRNAATVSDNLTNGGRKKLNISNFIGYVPADENENFSWSMEGYINDYGIAQMAKKLADQTNDATKKANYMSEYYYYLNRAKNYSLLFDDSGQDVTSKWLRGRKTDGSLNLGNSDNNTGFNPFWWGADYTETNAFNMAVSVPQDGIGLANLYGGRDQLADKLDTIFTTDGGYIGYGGMDGVGGIHEQREAREVKLGQYGHSNQPSHHIPYMYLYSSRPWETQKYVRDILARCYAGSTFGQGYIGDEDNGEMSAWYVLSSIGFYPLSMGNDEFAIGSPQFEEVTVNLEGNKKLVIKANNNSKKNVYVDSMYVNGEKYDKTFIKYEDLIKGGTIEFNMSSTPNKERGLEQDSLTSITKDDNKPQVYTDYSKDANKSSSTGVTTLDNLFDDNSDTETKVDNTTTLMFKFTDKKAVRMLTLTSSKSGRTPDRAQVYGDNEDDNWVLLGDYHDSGSLFFNVWGKYTRPFIISADKVGKYSRYKVVLTGTDAYLSEVEMLGYKDNGILKSDLKNAIDVAKSIDTTGEYPQIVKRLKNNLKEACSVYDNEEASDDEILKAYQSLGRIVDIEKKTIKIHDASQVEAEEFDAKSDHIVNDGKNIGGVEKNTWVRYDSVYFNGLASQVSFNYSGQKSDAGGYAQVYIDSKVGEPVATINLPVTGDNWSTYTTVSQQLEKSISGLHDIYIVFKNDGSHKYVANVDNIAFDVKSVEEKDNIPSGYTEATVNQWTPSGKWGCYFGNWSGTASGSYKWASDADYNIYVDKANKGTAWLVQGSYTDNVTNGHTYKVTVDVTASKACSIGIKEDLSNEKEPQVYTDIPAKGTRTLTGTYTVTNNQIKVMFELGQNVDAGTNINFKNIKIEDLTVETTKEPTPTTVAPTTEAPTAIGPTTVVPTTTVAPTTVAPTTVVPTTAAPTTVAPTTVAPTTVAPTTVAPTTVAPTTAAPTTVAPTTEAPITTVAPTTTVDEDAVPTPIGLIYAGNETLPYYFIWQAPASDIESYNVYVDGKLVAASGTPSINLTADAFASGNGDYTVSVKSVRNGKESKATSITYTYTGGTVDKPTTVAPTTQSETSTAAIGEGSNAGKVDSEILNCRNDKDLAGSTFGKLCVKVKKSKKKAISLTWKNIQVAKTYVIYGAKCGTSYKKIATVHSKTFTDKKLRKGTYYKYMVVALNEKGEVVAISKLIHVATKGGKVGNCKKLKVNKSKVNLKQGKKFKLKVKQIAESKKVKLKKHRKIAFESDNQDVAVVSKKGIITAKKKGKCSVYVYAQNGVYKKIKIRVN from the coding sequence ATGACAAAGAAAGGAAAATTAAGAAAGGGTATCAGTATTCTACTTGCAGTATGTATGGCTCTCCCTGTGGGATTTGTTACGAAAAGCGAAACTGTGCATGGAAAAGTGATAGATGCAGATATAACAAAAAGAGAATTATGGTCTACATCCTTTGAATCAGCAGATAGATTTAAAACTTCTACAGTAGATGATAAGAAGGGTACCGCCAATATTACAACAAATGAACTAAGGTATCAGATAAATGGAAATTTATCCGGTGAAATCGAGAGTTACTCGGGAAGTGCCGCGAAAAATGATAATGAAGTTTTGAAAAATTTGTTTGACGGAGACTCTGGAACAAAATATTTAACTGAGGCAAAGCCGTCGGAAGTTATTGTAAAACTAAAGAGTCAACAGGTTATAAAATCGTATGTGATAACTTCTGCGAATGATGCTTCCGGAAGAGACCCTAAGAATTGGAGTCTTCAGGGTAGAAATTCGGATAATGAAAGCTGGGTAACCATCGACAATAAAACAAATCAGGTGTTTAATGCCAGATATAAACAAAATTATTTTGAATTGGATAACAGCACAGCATATAGACAGTATAGATTGCGGATTACAGCAAATAAAAATGGTGGTTCCATGACACAATTTTCAGAGTTTATTCTTGCAACAGGCAAGTGTCAGGAAGTTGGTGCTTCTATTAGCAAAATGAATAGTGAGATTACTTCCGGACCGAGCGATGCATGGAATCAAAAATCCAATGTGGGTTGGACAGGAAACCACTCTCTTGTATGCAAGGGAGTTCATGTAGGAACTGGTCATGCATATTCTTATAATGTTATTTATGACAACTTGAATCTTAAAGTAAGTGATAATACAAATTTAAGATATGTAATTTTTCCTTCCATGTCTAATGGAGACGAATATGACTATGAATATACACAGATGCATATGGCGGTGGATTTAAAGTTTAAGGATGGAACTTATTTAAGTGAGTTAGGTGCAATTGATCAAAATGGGAATAAGGTGGATGCACAGTCTCAGGGAGATAGTCGTACACTGGTGGCACAACAATGGAATGAAATTTACAGCAAAATTGGTGATGTGGCAAAGGGAAAAGTCATTGAAAAGATTTTGGTTGTGTACGATATGAAAGCTCATAATGCGAGGGCTTTAGCAAAATTCCAGACATATTTTGATGACATTGAAATATATAATCAGGATTATCCAGTATATTCTCACTTATCAGATTATGTAAATATTCTAAGAGGAACGAACAATACAGGAAACTTCTCCAGAGGGTTGACAATTCCGGCAGTAACAGTGCCAAACGGATTCAACTTTTGGATTCCTGCAACCAGCGCAAGCAGTAATTCGGCTTATGAATATCAGAAAACAGATGAATTTCGTTGTATGAGAATAAGCCATGAACCGTCTATATGGGTTGGTGATAGAGGAACCTGGCAATTTATGGTAAATACCAGCAAAGATTATAATACAAATGACGATTATGGATTGGGAACGTTAAAAGCAAACTTTAGTCATAATAATGAGGTAGCAAAAGCGCATTATTATAAAGTTTCTTTTGATGGCAATGGAGGCGATGCAGCAAATTCACAGATAGAGCTGACACCGACATCTCATGGCGCAGCGGTACGGTTTACTTATAATAACACGGCAAACAAGAGTGTTATCTTTGATTGTGCCAATGGTGGAAGTAGGACCGAATATAGCGGAAATACATTTAAAACATATTCTGACCATACAGGGAATGGTTCGAAGCGTATGTACATTTACGGAGAATTTAGTGAGACTCCTAAGGGAACTAAAATAAATGACAGGAAAAGTATTGCATCCTTTAATTCCAATACAGTTACAATGAAACTTGCCACATCATACATCAGCTATGATCAGGCAAAGAAAAATTTGGAGCTTGAAATTGGGAGAGACAGTTTTGAAACGATTTATAACAAGGCACAGTCTAAATGGGATAATCAGCTTGGAATTATCACAGATGTTAAAGGCGCAAATTATGAACAGTTAGTTACATTGTATTCTTGTATTTACCGTATGTATTGTTATCCAAATCTTATGTCAGAAAATACAGGGTCAAACAGTAATCCGGTTTGGAAATACAAGAGCCCTTACAAAGATGCTAATGCAGATCCTGTGGAGGGAAAGATTTATATTAATAATGGTTTCTGGGATACATATCGTACTGCATGGTCAGGGTATGGACTGTTTACACCGTCCAAAGCAACAGAGTTGTTAAACGGTTTGGTACAGCATTATAAAGATCAAGGATGGCTGCCAAGATGGATTGCACCGGGTGGAACCAACAGTATGGTGGGAACAAGCAGTGATGCTATTTTTGCCGATGCAATGGTAAAGGGCATATCATTTGATTATGAAAATGCATACAGGTCCGCATTGAGAAATGCAGCTACTGTATCCGATAACCTTACAAATGGAGGAAGAAAGAAATTAAATATTTCGAACTTTATCGGATATGTACCTGCTGATGAAAATGAAAATTTCTCATGGTCCATGGAAGGATATATTAACGATTACGGAATTGCTCAGATGGCAAAGAAATTGGCAGATCAGACGAACGATGCAACAAAGAAAGCAAACTATATGTCTGAATATTACTACTATCTAAACAGAGCAAAGAACTATTCACTCTTATTTGACGATTCTGGTCAGGATGTCACGTCAAAATGGTTGAGAGGAAGAAAAACTGACGGTTCTTTGAATTTAGGAAACAGTGACAATAATACGGGATTTAATCCATTCTGGTGGGGGGCAGATTATACAGAAACCAATGCATTTAACATGGCAGTTTCTGTACCACAGGATGGAATTGGACTTGCAAACTTATATGGCGGTCGCGACCAGCTTGCAGACAAGCTTGATACAATCTTTACAACTGATGGAGGATATATTGGATATGGCGGCATGGATGGTGTTGGTGGTATTCATGAACAGAGGGAAGCAAGAGAAGTAAAACTGGGTCAGTATGGACACAGCAATCAGCCGTCCCATCATATTCCATATATGTATCTGTACTCATCCCGTCCGTGGGAGACACAGAAGTATGTAAGAGATATTCTTGCAAGATGTTATGCAGGAAGTACCTTTGGGCAGGGTTATATTGGTGATGAAGATAATGGTGAAATGTCAGCATGGTATGTATTGTCTTCCATCGGCTTTTATCCATTGTCAATGGGAAATGATGAATTTGCTATCGGTTCACCACAGTTTGAAGAGGTAACTGTTAATTTGGAAGGAAATAAAAAACTGGTAATTAAGGCAAATAACAATAGTAAGAAAAATGTGTATGTAGATAGTATGTACGTTAATGGAGAAAAGTATGATAAAACATTTATAAAATACGAGGATTTAATTAAAGGTGGAACAATTGAATTTAATATGTCCTCAACACCTAATAAAGAGCGCGGACTTGAACAGGATAGCCTTACATCCATAACTAAAGATGACAATAAGCCGCAAGTATATACGGACTATTCAAAGGATGCCAATAAGTCTTCAAGTACAGGAGTGACTACATTGGATAACTTATTTGATGATAATTCAGATACAGAGACAAAGGTTGATAATACAACTACACTTATGTTTAAGTTTACCGATAAAAAAGCTGTAAGAATGTTGACTCTTACATCATCAAAATCAGGAAGAACACCGGATAGGGCACAGGTGTATGGCGATAATGAAGATGATAACTGGGTTTTACTGGGAGACTACCATGACAGTGGCAGCTTGTTCTTTAATGTTTGGGGCAAGTATACAAGACCATTTATAATAAGTGCAGACAAAGTGGGCAAATACTCAAGATATAAAGTTGTTCTTACAGGAACAGATGCTTATTTGTCAGAAGTTGAGATGCTGGGATATAAGGATAACGGAATATTAAAGAGTGATTTAAAAAATGCCATTGATGTAGCAAAATCAATAGACACTACAGGTGAATATCCGCAGATTGTGAAGCGCTTGAAAAACAATTTAAAAGAGGCATGCAGTGTGTATGATAATGAAGAAGCATCAGATGATGAAATTCTAAAAGCTTATCAGTCATTGGGTAGAATTGTGGACATTGAGAAGAAGACAATTAAAATACATGATGCAAGCCAAGTAGAAGCAGAAGAGTTTGATGCAAAGTCCGACCATATAGTTAATGATGGCAAAAACATTGGTGGAGTGGAAAAGAATACATGGGTAAGATATGACAGTGTGTACTTTAACGGTTTGGCATCTCAGGTAAGCTTTAACTATTCGGGACAAAAGAGTGATGCAGGCGGATATGCACAGGTGTATATAGACAGCAAGGTAGGAGAACCTGTAGCAACTATTAATCTTCCGGTTACCGGAGATAATTGGAGTACATATACTACTGTAAGTCAGCAGCTTGAAAAATCCATAAGTGGTCTTCATGATATATATATTGTATTTAAGAACGATGGATCGCATAAATATGTGGCAAATGTTGACAATATTGCTTTTGATGTAAAAAGTGTTGAGGAAAAGGATAATATTCCATCAGGATATACAGAAGCAACAGTTAATCAGTGGACACCATCAGGTAAATGGGGATGTTACTTTGGAAACTGGAGTGGAACGGCTTCAGGATCATATAAGTGGGCATCAGACGCAGACTATAATATTTATGTTGATAAGGCAAACAAAGGAACAGCATGGTTAGTACAGGGAAGTTATACAGATAACGTAACAAACGGACATACATATAAAGTAACAGTAGATGTTACTGCATCAAAAGCATGTTCAATTGGTATAAAAGAAGATCTTTCAAATGAAAAGGAGCCACAGGTATATACAGATATACCGGCAAAAGGAACAAGAACTTTAACAGGAACATACACAGTAACAAATAACCAGATAAAAGTAATGTTTGAGTTAGGACAGAATGTTGATGCAGGAACAAATATTAACTTTAAAAATATTAAGATTGAAGATTTAACAGTTGAAACAACAAAGGAACCAACGCCAACAACAGTAGCACCGACAACAGAGGCACCGACTGCAATTGGACCAACAACAGTAGTACCTACAACAACAGTAGCACCAACAACGGTAGCACCAACAACGGTAGTACCTACTACAGCAGCGCCAACAACAGTAGCGCCAACAACGGTAGCACCTACAACAGTGGCACCAACAACAGTGGCACCTACAACAGTGGCACCTACTACGGCAGCACCAACAACAGTGGCACCAACAACAGAGGCACCAATCACAACAGTAGCCCCTACAACAACAGTTGATGAGGATGCAGTTCCTACTCCAATAGGATTAATATATGCAGGAAATGAAACACTGCCATACTACTTTATATGGCAGGCACCGGCAAGTGATATAGAAAGTTACAATGTGTACGTTGATGGAAAACTTGTTGCAGCATCAGGCACACCATCTATCAATTTAACAGCAGACGCTTTTGCAAGTGGAAACGGTGACTATACAGTATCAGTAAAATCAGTTAGAAATGGTAAGGAATCAAAGGCAACATCAATTACTTACACATATACAGGTGGAACAGTAGATAAGCCAACAACAGTAGCACCTACAACACAGAGTGAAACTTCAACAGCAGCAATTGGAGAAGGAAGCAATGCAGGTAAGGTTGACAGCGAAATACTTAACTGCAGGAATGATAAGGATTTAGCAGGATCTACTTTCGGAAAACTTTGTGTAAAGGTTAAGAAGAGCAAGAAGAAAGCTATCAGTCTTACATGGAAGAACATACAGGTTGCTAAGACATATGTTATCTATGGTGCAAAATGTGGAACTTCATATAAGAAGATTGCAACTGTTCACAGCAAGACATTTACAGATAAGAAGCTCAGGAAAGGTACTTACTATAAGTACATGGTTGTAGCATTAAATGAAAAGGGCGAAGTGGTAGCAATATCCAAGTTAATTCATGTGGCAACAAAGGGTGGAAAAGTAGGTAACTGTAAGAAGCTTAAAGTGAACAAGTCAAAGGTTAACTTAAAGCAGGGTAAGAAGTTTAAGTTAAAAGTTAAACAGATTGCTGAATCAAAGAAGGTTAAATTAAAGAAACATAGAAAGATAGCCTTCGAATCAGATAATCAGGATGTGGCTGTTGTATCTAAGAAAGGTATAATTACAGCAAAGAAGAAAGGCAAATGTTCAGTTTATGTTTATGCACAGAATGGTGTATATAAAAAAATAAAAATTAGAGTTAACTAG
- a CDS encoding helix-turn-helix domain-containing protein — protein MSAYESGNRYPSYEVLINLSHIFHVSIDYLLGISTIKSIDVTGLNDNEIDVIMQMVEILKSNI, from the coding sequence ATTTCTGCTTATGAATCAGGCAATCGTTATCCCTCATATGAAGTATTAATTAATCTTTCCCATATTTTTCATGTATCAATTGACTATTTACTTGGAATTAGTACTATAAAATCCATTGATGTCACCGGACTGAATGACAATGAAATTGATGTCATTATGCAAATGGTAGAAATCCTAAAATCGAACATATAA